A window from Drosophila nasuta strain 15112-1781.00 chromosome 3, ASM2355853v1, whole genome shotgun sequence encodes these proteins:
- the LOC132789800 gene encoding hippocampus abundant transcript 1 protein isoform X2 — MPKIYVKKPLAGLVIRNRAHKSSIFTSSGIGEPSVHHALVVIFLEFFAWGLLTMPIISTLNRTFPDHTFLMNGLVMGIKGILSFLSAPLIGALSDIWGRKFFLLVTVFFTCMPIPLMCINTWWFFALISISGVFAVTFSVVFAYVADVTTPEERSKAYGLASATFAASLVISPALGNALMDMYGDTLVVALSTAIAVLDVFFILVAVPESLSEKMRPASWGAPISWEQADPFLALRKVGTDKTVLMLCLTVLLSYLPEAGEYSCMFVYLKLKMGFNYVEVSIFIAVVGILSITVQVTLGSFMKVLGAKRTIIVGLALELVQLLWYGLGSQKWMMWSAGVVAALGSITYPAISAFVSLYAAPESQGAVQGMITGMRGLCNGLGPAVFGVIFYLFNVDLNVDQDSYVKSSHTSVEKISHHVPGPPFVFGALCVFCAIVVAAFIPEGQQTTLEKKRASLDVQYEIETGHKVPSSLAPLIRSDSLAQL; from the exons ATGCCCAAAATCTATGTGAAAAAGCCCTTGGCGGGTCTCGTCATACGCAATCGAGCGCACAAGAGCAGTATATTCACT AGTTCGGGAATTGGCGAGCCAAGTGTGCATCATGCGCTGGTTGTGATATTTTTAGAGTTCTTTGCGTGGGGTCTGCTCACAATGCCTATTATATCG ACCCTGAATCGCACTTTCCCCGATCACACGTTCCTTATGAACGGCCTGGTGATGGGCATCAAAGGCATACTGTCATTCCTATCAGCGCCATTGATTGGCGCTCTGTCCGACATTTGGggtcgcaaatttttcctaTTAGTCACAGTATTCTTCACTTGTATGCCCATACCGTTGATGTGCATAAATACCTGGTGGTTCTTTGCCTTGATCTCAATTAGCGGCGTATTTGCCGTCACCTTTTCGGTGGTGTTCGCTTATGTGGCCGATGTGACCACACCGGAGGAGCGCTCCAAGGCGTATGGCCTGGCTTCGGCCACATTTGCGGCCAGTCTGGTCATATCACCCGCACTTGGCAATGCTCTGATGGACATGTATGGCGATACGTTGGTCGTCGCCCTGTCCACAGCGATTGCCGTGCTGGATGTCTTCTTCATACTGGTTGCGGTGCCGGAGAGTTTGTCGGAAAAGATGCGGCCAGCATCGTGGGGTGCGCCCATCAGTTGGGAGCAAGCAGATCCCTTCCTG gCACTGCGCAAGGTGGGCACAGATAAGACCGTCTTAATGCTGTGCTTAACGGTGCTGCTTTCCTATCTGCCCGAAGCTGGCGAGTACTCCTGCATGTTTGTCTATCTGAAGCTGAAAATGGGCTTCAACTATGTTGAAGTATCCATTTTCATTGCTGTCGTTGGCATTCTCAGCATCACAGTACAAGTTACGCTTGGCTCTTTTATGAA AGTACTTGGCGCCAAGCGCACAATCATTGTGGGCCTAGCCCTTGAATTAGTTCAACTGCTTTGGTATGGTTTAGGCAGTCAAAAATG GATGATGTGGTCAGCTGGCGTTGTCGCTGCCTTGGGATCTATCACCTATCCAGCTATAAGTGCATTTGTATCACTTTATGCCGCTCCCGAAAGTCAAG gtGCCGTTCAGGGAATGATCACCGGAATGCGAGGCCTGTGCAATGGTCTGGGACCAGCAGTATTTGGCGTcatcttttatttgtttaatgttgACTTAAATGTCGATCAAGATTCCTATGTGAAGAGCAGTCATACGAGTGTTGAAAAAATCTCACATCATGTGCCGGGGCCGCCGTTTGTCTTCGGCGCATTGTGTGTCTTCTGTGCCATTGTCGTGGCTGCTTTCATACCCGAGGGCCAGCAAACGACATTGGAAAAGAAAC GTGCCTCGCTCGATGTGCAGTACGAGATCGAAACTGGCCACAAAGTGCCCAGCTCGTTGGCGCCTCTAATACGCTCCGATTCGCTGGCGCAACTGTAG
- the LOC132789800 gene encoding hippocampus abundant transcript 1 protein isoform X1, translating to MRNGFSNAMRQPTEDNAHSSFELDEHEPQLEANIATATSSEQSSLTAGAGAAAANTTTNTANDSRTKQDESDISDRTDTQSTHSSSSTPTTADVADVAADAETINSLPLSPAIYGRGGQLVKRHSSTTKQQQADNLSASIATTSDVPDQDNVPTSSRYAATHPSAAIAETNAPIASNTRTSGGTHRRTLSSTSYISMRSQLGATGATTPPEPPRRNRFFEWIRVVCKMCCCKSSGIGEPSVHHALVVIFLEFFAWGLLTMPIISTLNRTFPDHTFLMNGLVMGIKGILSFLSAPLIGALSDIWGRKFFLLVTVFFTCMPIPLMCINTWWFFALISISGVFAVTFSVVFAYVADVTTPEERSKAYGLASATFAASLVISPALGNALMDMYGDTLVVALSTAIAVLDVFFILVAVPESLSEKMRPASWGAPISWEQADPFLALRKVGTDKTVLMLCLTVLLSYLPEAGEYSCMFVYLKLKMGFNYVEVSIFIAVVGILSITVQVTLGSFMKVLGAKRTIIVGLALELVQLLWYGLGSQKWMMWSAGVVAALGSITYPAISAFVSLYAAPESQGAVQGMITGMRGLCNGLGPAVFGVIFYLFNVDLNVDQDSYVKSSHTSVEKISHHVPGPPFVFGALCVFCAIVVAAFIPEGQQTTLEKKRASLDVQYEIETGHKVPSSLAPLIRSDSLAQL from the exons ATGCGGAACGGTTTCAGCAATGCCATGCGGCAGCCCACAGAGGATAATGCGCACAGCAGCTTTGAGCTGGACGAGCATGAGCCGCAGCTGGAAGCAAACATAGCGACTGCAACCAGCAGCGAGCAGAGTAGCTTgacagcaggagcaggagcagcagcagccaacacaACCACAAACACAGCCAACGACAGCAGGACAAAGCAGGACGAATCGGATATAAGCGATCGAACGGATACGCAGAGcacgcacagcagcagctcaacgCCAACCACAGCGGATGTGGCCGATGTGGCAGCCGATGCGGAAACCATCAACTCGTTGCCCCTCTCCCCGGCCATCTACGGTCGGGGCGGTCAGCTTGTCAAGCGTCATTCCTCCACAaccaagcagcaacaagctgATAATCTTTCCGCTTCGATAGCCACAACCAGCGATGTGCCCGACCAGGATAATGTGCCGACG TCATCACGGTATGCGGCCACGCATCCCAGCGCTGCGATTGCCGAGACAAACGCACCGATTGCCAGCAATACCAGAACATCAGGCGGCACACATCGACGCACTCTCTCCTCCACATCGTACATCTCGATGCGTTCACAACTGGGCGCCACAGGAGCGACAACGCCGCCAGAGCCGCCGCGACGCAATCGTTTCTTTGAGTGGATACGCGTCGTCTGTAAGATGTGCTGTTGCAAG AGTTCGGGAATTGGCGAGCCAAGTGTGCATCATGCGCTGGTTGTGATATTTTTAGAGTTCTTTGCGTGGGGTCTGCTCACAATGCCTATTATATCG ACCCTGAATCGCACTTTCCCCGATCACACGTTCCTTATGAACGGCCTGGTGATGGGCATCAAAGGCATACTGTCATTCCTATCAGCGCCATTGATTGGCGCTCTGTCCGACATTTGGggtcgcaaatttttcctaTTAGTCACAGTATTCTTCACTTGTATGCCCATACCGTTGATGTGCATAAATACCTGGTGGTTCTTTGCCTTGATCTCAATTAGCGGCGTATTTGCCGTCACCTTTTCGGTGGTGTTCGCTTATGTGGCCGATGTGACCACACCGGAGGAGCGCTCCAAGGCGTATGGCCTGGCTTCGGCCACATTTGCGGCCAGTCTGGTCATATCACCCGCACTTGGCAATGCTCTGATGGACATGTATGGCGATACGTTGGTCGTCGCCCTGTCCACAGCGATTGCCGTGCTGGATGTCTTCTTCATACTGGTTGCGGTGCCGGAGAGTTTGTCGGAAAAGATGCGGCCAGCATCGTGGGGTGCGCCCATCAGTTGGGAGCAAGCAGATCCCTTCCTG gCACTGCGCAAGGTGGGCACAGATAAGACCGTCTTAATGCTGTGCTTAACGGTGCTGCTTTCCTATCTGCCCGAAGCTGGCGAGTACTCCTGCATGTTTGTCTATCTGAAGCTGAAAATGGGCTTCAACTATGTTGAAGTATCCATTTTCATTGCTGTCGTTGGCATTCTCAGCATCACAGTACAAGTTACGCTTGGCTCTTTTATGAA AGTACTTGGCGCCAAGCGCACAATCATTGTGGGCCTAGCCCTTGAATTAGTTCAACTGCTTTGGTATGGTTTAGGCAGTCAAAAATG GATGATGTGGTCAGCTGGCGTTGTCGCTGCCTTGGGATCTATCACCTATCCAGCTATAAGTGCATTTGTATCACTTTATGCCGCTCCCGAAAGTCAAG gtGCCGTTCAGGGAATGATCACCGGAATGCGAGGCCTGTGCAATGGTCTGGGACCAGCAGTATTTGGCGTcatcttttatttgtttaatgttgACTTAAATGTCGATCAAGATTCCTATGTGAAGAGCAGTCATACGAGTGTTGAAAAAATCTCACATCATGTGCCGGGGCCGCCGTTTGTCTTCGGCGCATTGTGTGTCTTCTGTGCCATTGTCGTGGCTGCTTTCATACCCGAGGGCCAGCAAACGACATTGGAAAAGAAAC GTGCCTCGCTCGATGTGCAGTACGAGATCGAAACTGGCCACAAAGTGCCCAGCTCGTTGGCGCCTCTAATACGCTCCGATTCGCTGGCGCAACTGTAG
- the LOC132789801 gene encoding alpha-1,3/1,6-mannosyltransferase ALG2: MVRVLFLHPDLGIGGAERLVVDAALALKERGHDVSFLTNHHDSSHCFKETADGTFPVQVVGDWLPRQLFGRFYALCAYIRMLYAAVYASFFMPQRHEVQLVVCDLISVCIPVVRLAPHKPRVLFYCHFPDQLLSQREGALKRLYRAPINWLEERTIGLADKVLVNSKFTLRVFQDTFRHLSTTPDVLYPSLHTQYFDKMSAKLEQRAALLDDEPLHARVPRNSFVYLDINRYERKKNHALALQSLRLLGNMLPALDFKRCRLIIAGGYDTRCVENVEHYAELEALTEQLELQDNVVLLQSPTDEEKCRLLYASHCLLYTPANEHFGIVPLEGMYFCKPVVALNSGGPTETVVHSSTGFLCEQQEKSFGGAMYQLFRDEALRVKMGDLGHKRVQQKFSFEAFADRLSQIVEELVPTSSKKHK, encoded by the coding sequence ATGGTtcgagttttgtttttgcatccCGATCTGGGCATCGGAGGCGCCGAGCGTCTGGTCGTAGACGCTGCTTTGGCATTGAAAGAGCGTGGCCATGACGTCAGTTTTCTGACCAATCATCACGACAGCTCGCACTGCTTCAAGGAGACCGCCGATGGCACGTTTCCCGTTCAAGTGGTGGGCGATTGGCTACCACGTCAGCTGTTTGGACGCTTCTATGCTCTCTGTGCCTACATTCGTATGCTCTATGCCGCCGTCTACGCGAGCTTCTTTATGCCCCAGCGTCACGAAGTGCAGCTGGTAGTTTGTGATCTGATTTCCGTTTGCATTCCCGTTGTGCGCCTGGCGCCGCACAAACCACGCGTGCTCTTCTATTGCCACTTCCCGGATCAGTTGCTGAGCCAACGAGAAGGAGCGCTTAAGCGTCTGTATCGTGCGCCCATCAACTGGCTGGAGGAACGCACCATTGGCCTGGCCGACAAGGTGCTCGTCAACTCGAAGTTCACGCTGCGCGTCTTCCAGGATACATTCCGCCATCTGAGCACAACGCCCGATGTTTTGTATCCCTCGCTGCATACGCAATACTTTGACAAGATGAGCGCCAAGCTGGAGCAGCGTGCCGCCTTGCTGGACGATGAGCCGTTGCACGCACGTGTGCCACGCAATTCCTTCGTCTATCTGGACATCAATCGCTACGAACGCAAGAAGAATCATGCTCTGGCGCTGCAATCTTTGCGTCTCCTTGGGAACATGTTGCCTGCGCTGGACTTTAAGCGTTGCCGACTCATCATTGCAGGCGGTTACGATACACGTTGTGTGGAGAATGTGGAGCACTATGCGGAGCTGGAAGCGTTGACAGAGCAGCTGGAGCTGCAGGATAATGTGGTGCTGTTGCAATCGCCAACGGATGAGGAGAAGTGTCGTCTGCTATATGCCTCGCATTGTTTGCTTTACACGCCGGCGAACGAGCATTTCGGCATTGTGCCTCTGGAGGGCATGTATTTCTGTAAGCCAGTTGTGGCTCTCAACAGTGGCGGACCCACTGAGACTGTGGTGCACTCCTCCACAGGATTCCTATGCGAGCAACAAGAGAAGAGCTTTGGCGGCGCCATGTATCAACTGTTTCGCGATGAAGCTTTGCGGGTGAAGATGGGGGACTTGGGACACAAGCGTGTGCAGCAAAAATTCTCGTTTGAAGCATTCGCAGATCGCTTGAGTCAGATTGTGGAGGAGCTGGTGCCGACAAGCAGCaagaaacacaaataa
- the LOC132789799 gene encoding ubiquitin carboxyl-terminal hydrolase 5, translated as MEELRKHLSKVNVPCGNPPIYKDECVFSYDNPETPTGLYVCLQSFLGFGESFVCEYAAKTGNNVFLHIRRERKLKEDAAEQEQAAEQEAGPERKITRLAIGVEGGYNETDMAKKYEIKYTYSIVVAPQLDKKLPYPDPELPMRVTQAVEAILAADSAIAKLEKATLSGTWDGEVRQASKYAENLQQLDNGKKIPPAGWQCEKCDLTNNLWLNLTDGSILCGRKFFDGSGGNDHAVEHYRQTSYPLAVKLGTITADGKSDVFSYPEDDMVLDPHLAKHLSHFGINMAAMQKSEKSMVELELEINQRIGEWSALTESESELQPLAGPGFTGMRNLGNSCYINSVMQVLFAIPDFQQRFVGSGAEHYFKEYPSDPANDFNIQMAKLGNGLQSGKYSSIAENSLDTEHMTGISPAMFKNIVGKNHPDFSTKQQQDANDFYLHLLTLLDRNSRNQFNPADSLKFQLEDRVECLASRKVKYTTHEEYSFRLPIPLDQATNLDEVREYQEREQAAQASGQRLLNRDIVRHKVPLQACLERFFGSELIEQFYSTAINGKTNAKKTTRMATMPDFLMIHLGKFTLGDDWVPKKLDVSVDMPDELDLSVWRSSGGLQAGEDPLPEPATEAPKFVFDETFMSELLTMGFPAEACKRACFHTKNLSLEAASNWLMEHIADPDISDPFEVPNNRIGDGAAAAQQFVANPESLAMLMSMGFDERQAVAALKATDGNVERATDWIFSHADSIDEAPPAAAAPTAAAATATTNYRDGSGKYKLLAFISHMGTSAQVGHYVCHIRKQGEWVIFNDTKVAKSQNPPKDLGYLYLYMREE; from the exons ATGGAAGAGCTACGCAAGCATTTGTCAAAAGTGAACGTGCCGTGCGGCAATCCGCCCATCTACAAAGACGAATGCGTCTTCTCCTACGACAATCCAGAGACGCCGACGGGCCTCTATGTCTGTCTGCAGAGTTTCTTGGGCTTCGGCGAATCATTTGTTTGCGAATATGCCGCCAAGACCGGCAACAATGTGTTTCTGCACATTCGACGCGAGCGCAAACTGAAAGAGGACGCCGCGGAGCAAGAGCAAGCGGCAGAGCAGGAAGCGGGACCAGAGCGTAAAATAACACGTCTGGCAATTGGCGTCGAAGGCGGCTACAATGAGACTGATATGGCTAAGAAGTATGAGATCAAGTACACGTATAGCATTGTCGTGGCACCGCAGCTCGACAAGAAGTTGCCCTATCCGGATCCCGAGCTGCCCATGCGTGTCACCCAAGCAGTGGAAGCAATTCTTGCCGCCGACTCGGCGATAGCCAAGCTGGAGAAGGCAACACTGAGCG GTACTTGGGATGGTGAGGTGCGACAGGCCTCCAAGTATGCCGAGAATCTGCAGCAGCTGGATAATGGCAAGAAGATTCCACCCGCCGGCTGGCAATGCGAGAAATGCGATCTCACCAACAATCTGTGGCTCAATCTTACCGATGGCTCCATACTCTGTGGTCGCAAATTCTTCGATGGCAGCGGCGGCAATGATCACGCCGTGGAGCACTATCGTCAGACCAGTTATCCGCTTGCTGTTAAGCTGGGCACCATTACCGCCGATGGTAAATCGGATGTCTTCTCGTATCCCGAGGATGACATGGTCTTGGATCCGCATTTGGCAAAGCATTTGTCGCATTTCGGCATCAACATGGCCGCGATGCAAAAGAGTGAGAAGTCCATGGTGGAACTGGAGTTGGAGATCAATCAGCGCATTGGCGAATGGTCCGCTCTAACGGAGAGTGAGAGCGAACTGCAACCGTTGGCTGGTCCCGGTTTCACGGGCATGCGCAATCTGGGCAACTCTTGCTACATCAACAGCGTGATGCAAGTGCTCTTTGCCATCCCCGATTTCCAGCAGCGCTTTGTGGGCAGCGGCGCCGAGCATTATTTCAAGGAGTATCCCAGTGATCCGGCCAATGATTTCAACATTCAAATGGCAAAGTTGGGCAACGGTTTGCAGTCGGGGAAATACAGCAGCATTGCTGAAAATTCACTGGACACGGAGCACATGACGGGCATTTCACCGGCCATGTTCAAGAATATTGTGGGCAAGAATCACCCGGATTTTAGTACCAAGCAACAACAGGATGCCAACGATttctatttgcatttgctgacGCTGCTCGATCGGAATTCGCGCAATCAATTCAATCCCGCTGATTCGCTCAAGTTTCAACTCGAGGATCGAGTCGAATGCTTGGCTAGTCGCAAAGTCAAGTACACGACGCACGAGGAGTACAGCTTCCGTTTGCCCATTCCCCTCGACCAGGCCACCAACCTAGACGAGGTGCGCGAGTATCAGGAGCGTGAACAAGCTGCCCAAGCAAGCGGACAACGGCTGCTTAATCGGGATATTGTGCGGCACAAGGTTCCATTGCAGGCGTGTCTAGAACGCTTCTTTGGCTCTGAACTGATCGAACAATTCTATTCGACGGCCATCAATGGCAAGACCAATGCCAAGAAAACAACACGTATGGCCACCATGCCGGACTTCCTCATGATTCATTTGGGTAAATTTACGCTAGGCGATGACTGGGTGCCCAAGAAACTGGATGTCTCTGTTGATATGCCCGATGAGCTTGATTTGAGCGTATGGCGTTCTTCAGGTGGACTGCAAGCTGGCGAGGATCCGCTGCCAGAGCCTGCAACTGAGGCGCCCAAGTTTGTGTTCGACGAGACGTTCATGTCAGAGCTGCTGACCATGGGATTCCCTGCGGAGGCGTGCAAACGTGCTTGTTTCCATACCAAAAACTTGAGTCTCGAGGCTGCCTCCAACTGGCTAATGGAGCACATTGCCGATCCCGATATTTCCGATCCCTTCGAGGTGCCCAACAATCGAATTGGTGATGGCGCCGCTGCAGCGCAGCAGTTTGTGGCCAATCCGGAGAGTCTGGCTATGCTGATGAGCATGGGTTTTGATGAGCGACAGGCGGTGGCAGCGCTTAAGGCCACCGATGGCAATGTGGAACGTGCCACCGACTGGATATTCTCACATGCGGACAGCATTGATGAGGCGCCgcccgcagcagcagctcccaCAGCTGCGGCTGCAACAGCCACAACGAATTATCGCGATGGATCTGGAAAATATAAACTGCTGGCATTCATCTCGCACATGGGCACCTCGGCCCAGGTGGGACACTATGTGTGCCACATACGCAAACAGGGAGAATGGGTGATCTTCAACGACACCAAGGTGGCCAAGTCACAGAATCCGCCCAAGGATCTGGGCTATCTGTATTTGTACATGCGCGAAGAGTAA
- the LOC132789798 gene encoding kalirin isoform X5 translates to MSCFLRLFTSTGKIDGKLSEIEQIVRMSREQHESNSRVDGAVTAEEAAESAATNGRSHDDDRNNTGNSDSQAAALKQRQMVLHELVSTEDKYVKDLEVIVNGYMKEIHNKEIPRPVDLQGGKMDLVFNNITEIYEWHRDKFLRALRHCQRTPADLGPLIENSSKKFNMYYYFCSNKILSEYIVNEHYDYFEKICNKLGEKDRMKLSDLLIKPVQRITKYELLIKQLLRETQRAGLQNEVASLVEAYNQMRVVVKTVDDMTLVLRGLHDFDGEITAQGNLLLQGTLQCSIDAGQRQRELQVFLFQQIIIFADIQKAKTQYTDPIYKYRTHIQLNHMHLERMKESDYSFRIKSTDPNKPTVAIDCQAASAESYAEWLGMLNKILEQQSALISRLVNPLNN, encoded by the exons ATGAGTTGCTTTCTACGTCTATTT ACCAGCACTGGTAAAATAGACGGCAAACTATCggaaattgaacaaattgTCAGAATGAGCAGG GAACAACACGAGTCGAATAGCCGTGTCGATGGCGCTGTTACAGCTGAAGAGGCTGCCGAAAGCGCTGCAACCAATGGACGCTCTCATGACGATGACAGG AACAACACCGGCAATAGCGATAGCCAAGCTGCCGCTTTAAAGCAACGCCAAATGGTGCTGCACGAGCTGGTCTCAACGGAAGATAAATACGTGAAAGATCTGGAGGTGATAGTCAATGG TTATATGAAGGAGATACACAACAAGGAGATACCCAGGCCAGTCGATCTTCAGGGCGGCAAAATGGATCTGGTCTTTAATAACATCACAGAGATCTACGAGTGGCACAGAGA TAAATTCCTGCGAGCTTTGCGCCACTGCCAACGGACACCGGCGGATTTGGGGCCGCTGATCGAGAACTCCAGCAAAAAGTTCAACATGTACTACTATTTCTGCAGCAATAAGATACTGTCCGAGTATATAGTCAATGAGCATTATGATTACTTtgaaaaaatatgcaacaaacTCGGAGAAAAAGATCGCATGAAG CTGAGCGATCTTCTCATTAAGCCAGTGCAGCGCATTACCAAATACGAGCTGCTTATCAAGCAGCTGTTGAGGGAAACGCAACGTGCGGGTCTGCAAAATGAGGTGGCCTCGTTGGTGGAGGCCTACAACCAAATGCGGGTTGTGGTCAAGACCGTCGATGATATGACGCTCGTGTTGCGGGGTCTCCACGATTTCGATGGCGAGATTACGGCACAGGGCAATCTGCTGCTACAGGGCACGCTGCAATGTTCGATTGATGCCGGGCAAAGGCAACGGGAGCTGCAAGTCTTTCTGTTCCAACAGATTATCATCTTTGCTGACATCCAGAAGGCAAAGACGCAATACACCGATCCGATCTACAAGTATCGCACCCACATACAg CTCAACCACATGCATCTGGAACGAATGAAGGAAAGTGATTACAGTTTTCGAATCAAATCAACGGACCCGAATAAGCCAACAGTAGCAATCGACTGCCAGGCAGCCTCTGCAGAGTCCTATGCCGAATGGTTGGGCATGTTAAACAAGATACTCGAGCAGCAGAGCGCATTAATTTCGCGGCTCGTCAATCCATTGAACAATTGA